In the genome of Polaribacter sp. MED152, one region contains:
- a CDS encoding 3'-5' exonuclease, with protein MNLTYQLNDILFLDIETVPQEEYWSNLSIETQQLFDAKTKYQRKEEFTAEEFYERAGIWAEFGKIVCISVGYFNNTDTNRQLRIRSFFGDDEHQILTDFKTLLDKHFAKKSNILCAHNGKEFDFPFIARRMIVHQIELPKKLNLFGKKPWEVPHLDTLELWKFGDFKHYTSLKLLTSILGIPSPKDDIDGSEVAEVYYKKKDIDRIVTYCEKDTVAVAQILLKFNNEAILNDHEIVNVN; from the coding sequence ATGAACTTAACTTATCAGTTAAATGATATCCTCTTTTTGGATATCGAAACTGTACCTCAGGAAGAATATTGGTCAAACTTATCGATAGAAACCCAACAATTATTTGATGCAAAAACCAAATATCAAAGAAAAGAAGAATTTACTGCAGAAGAATTTTATGAAAGAGCAGGTATTTGGGCAGAGTTTGGTAAAATTGTTTGTATTTCTGTAGGGTATTTTAATAATACAGATACTAATAGACAATTAAGAATTCGTTCTTTTTTTGGTGATGATGAACATCAAATACTTACTGATTTCAAAACTTTATTAGATAAGCATTTTGCTAAAAAATCGAACATTTTGTGTGCGCATAATGGAAAGGAATTTGATTTTCCGTTTATAGCTAGACGAATGATTGTACATCAAATAGAGTTGCCAAAAAAATTAAACTTATTTGGTAAAAAGCCATGGGAAGTACCACATTTAGACACCTTAGAACTTTGGAAGTTTGGTGATTTTAAGCACTATACTTCTCTAAAATTATTAACGTCTATTTTAGGAATACCTTCACCAAAAGATGATATTGATGGTAGTGAAGTAGCAGAGGTATATTATAAGAAAAAAGACATTGATCGTATTGTAACTTACTGTGAAAAGGACACAGTTGCAGTGGCACAAATACTTTTAAAATTTAACAATGAAGCTATTTTAAACGACCATGAAATTGTAAACGTGAATTAA
- a CDS encoding T9SS type A sorting domain-containing protein yields the protein MKKNYLFTLLLTLFFSAISFGQVLITELADPNNDATARYVEIYNAGTSAQDMTGWTLQRYTNGNSELSTNVVDLAPIGSLAAGSFAIIASNATNFQTVYGMAADIDAGTGGPGDSNGDDQIVLYNGSTVVDIFGVPGEDGSGTCHEFEDGRAERKATVTSANPTWSSSEWNVWADSTISGCTTHTNSPREAPTDFDPKAWIGTSVSSDPNLLISSPTEANVYTSTMVDVTIDIFNFSLSADNGSGASDNSGDGYIKSTLVTVGGSTENADFFTTTLPQIEVVPGSSYTLTLELVDNDGASLSPAVSKSVSFSSDFPCELALGAITTSCEAVTSASDTYSGTIAFTGGNTSATYTITAPSGVTIGGDNPDIVAEGTITFSGMTEGTDTEITIVGATNSSCDLTRTLFSPSCIGLPISDDFSYADGSLVDNPLWDNFSGTSGDLLVTAGQALVQHGTPSEDAQIQFAAVTGSVYYAFDFTVVDPGGPISGTDNEYFAMFKDASFTYRAKLDIVPPASSGDFTVGIATIGNTADAVWATDLTYGVSYRVTVMFNQDDNIAKLWVDATSESDTSILGSDEQDPGISIEGFGLRQSDSDLNEGILVDNLRIGSTFADTTLSVSNLEIDGFALYPNPVTNNNLTITSNSAEVKNISIFNVLGKNVLSTTVAGNKAEINTALLSSGIYIIKVQEGANTATSKLVIK from the coding sequence ATGAAAAAAAATTACTTATTTACTTTATTATTAACCTTATTCTTTAGTGCCATTTCTTTTGGTCAGGTACTTATAACAGAATTAGCAGATCCAAATAATGATGCAACAGCAAGGTATGTAGAGATATATAATGCTGGAACTTCTGCACAAGACATGACTGGCTGGACTTTACAGAGATACACAAATGGGAATTCTGAATTATCTACAAACGTAGTAGATTTAGCGCCTATTGGTAGTTTAGCTGCTGGCTCTTTTGCTATTATTGCATCTAATGCTACAAATTTTCAAACTGTTTATGGTATGGCTGCAGATATAGATGCTGGGACAGGTGGTCCAGGAGATAGTAATGGTGATGATCAAATTGTTTTATATAATGGATCTACTGTGGTAGATATTTTTGGAGTTCCAGGTGAAGATGGTTCAGGAACTTGCCACGAGTTTGAAGATGGAAGAGCAGAAAGAAAAGCTACAGTAACTTCAGCAAATCCAACTTGGAGTAGTTCTGAGTGGAATGTATGGGCAGATAGTACAATAAGTGGCTGTACAACACACACAAACTCTCCGAGAGAAGCCCCTACTGATTTTGACCCTAAAGCTTGGATTGGTACAAGTGTTTCTTCAGATCCAAATTTATTGATTTCTTCTCCAACAGAGGCTAACGTTTACACTTCAACAATGGTAGATGTTACAATAGATATTTTTAACTTTTCTTTATCTGCGGATAATGGTTCTGGAGCAAGTGATAATTCTGGAGATGGGTATATAAAATCAACTTTAGTAACAGTTGGTGGTTCTACAGAAAATGCAGATTTTTTTACAACAACATTACCACAAATAGAAGTTGTACCTGGTTCATCTTATACTTTAACCTTAGAATTAGTAGATAATGATGGGGCTTCTTTGTCTCCAGCAGTGTCTAAAAGTGTTTCTTTTTCATCAGATTTTCCTTGTGAACTTGCTTTAGGAGCAATTACGACTTCTTGTGAAGCAGTCACATCAGCTTCTGACACCTACTCTGGAACTATCGCATTTACAGGCGGAAATACAAGTGCAACTTATACAATTACGGCACCTTCTGGTGTTACAATTGGTGGGGATAATCCAGATATAGTTGCAGAGGGTACAATTACTTTTTCTGGAATGACAGAGGGTACTGATACAGAAATTACAATTGTTGGAGCAACGAATAGTTCGTGTGACTTAACAAGAACATTATTCAGTCCATCTTGTATTGGCTTACCAATATCTGATGATTTTTCTTATGCAGATGGTAGTTTAGTAGATAATCCATTATGGGACAATTTTAGTGGAACATCAGGAGATTTACTGGTTACAGCTGGTCAAGCATTAGTACAGCATGGAACACCTAGTGAAGATGCGCAAATACAGTTTGCAGCAGTTACTGGCAGTGTTTATTATGCATTTGATTTTACAGTTGTAGATCCAGGTGGCCCAATATCAGGTACTGATAATGAATACTTTGCTATGTTTAAGGATGCCTCATTTACTTATAGGGCTAAACTTGATATCGTTCCTCCTGCTTCTTCAGGAGATTTTACTGTTGGAATTGCTACAATAGGTAATACTGCAGATGCAGTTTGGGCAACAGATTTAACTTATGGGGTTTCTTATAGAGTTACTGTTATGTTTAATCAAGATGATAATATTGCCAAATTATGGGTAGACGCAACTTCAGAATCAGATACCTCAATTTTAGGTTCTGACGAACAAGATCCAGGAATTTCAATTGAAGGTTTCGGATTAAGACAATCAGACTCAGATTTAAATGAAGGAATTCTTGTTGACAACCTGAGAATAGGATCTACTTTTGCTGACACTACTTTATCTGTAAGTAATTTAGAAATCGATGGTTTTGCACTTTATCCAAATCCTGTAACTAATAATAACTTAACAATTACTAGTAACAGTGCAGAGGTTAAAAACATTTCAATCTTTAATGTTCTAGGTAAAAATGTATTAAGTACAACTGTTGCTGGGAATAAAGCAGAAATAAATACTGCATTATTATCATCAGGAATTTACATTATTAAAGTTCAAGAAGGTGCAAATACTGCAACTTCTAAATTAGTAATTAAGTAA